The Deinococcus carri genomic sequence CCGCGCCGGTCGGCCGGAGGAGGCGCAGGCCACCCTGGCCCCGCTGCTCAGCGGCATCTACGCCGACGACCCGGTGGTGCTGCTCACCAACGCCGAGCTGGACCTCGCGCGGGGGAACGCGGCCGCGGCCGAAGCCCTCCTGAGCCGGGTGGACCTCCGCACCAGCGCCGCCACCCGCACCCGCACGCTGACGCTGCTGGCCCAGGCGCAGGACGCCCAGGGCAAGGCTGCCGAGGCTGACGCGACCTACCGCGAGGCGATGACGGCCGCGACCACGGAGGAACCTCGCGCCCGCTACGCCGCCTTTCTGCTGCGGCAGGGGAGACGGGAGGAGGCCAAGGCACTGCTGGACGCCCTCGCCAAGACCGAGCAGCGGGCGACTGGCCTCTACCGCCGCCAGGAGCGGGAATGGTTCCAGATGGCGGCGGGGCTGCGGCGGGAGCTGCGGTGAGCCGGGACGGCCCGGAAGGCGTCACGCTCCGGGCCGTCGGCTTTCCACAGGGATGAGCAGCGCGGGTGACGAAGGGGGCGCTCTGGGTGACCGCTCATGTCGTGCGGTAAAGCCAGGTGGGAGAGGTGGTGTTCCAGCCTGGAGACAGCTGCACGTCCGTCACCGCCCGCCATAACAAAACCCCCCGACCTTGCGGTGGGGGGGTTGAACTTGTGAGTCTTGCCGCTTACCAGCGGTTGTTGTCGCGGCGCTGGGGACGGTCGCCGTAGGCGGGGGCCGGGGCGGCCTTCGTCACGACGATGTTCTTGGCCTGGGGACCCTTGCCACGCTGACCGGGTTCGATCTCGAACTCGACCTCGTCACCCTCGTTGAGCTTCTTGAAGCCCTGGGCCTGGATGGCGCTGAAGTGCGCGAACACGTCGTCGCTGCCTTCCGTCTCGATAAACCCGAAGCCTTTTTCCGCGTTGAACCACTTCACTTTGCCTACAGCCATCTTCAACTCCTTGCCCTTCCTCAGCAAAAGCGGCGCGTGGTCTTTCACCATACTGCGCCTCTTGAAAAGACTTGCTGGGAAAATGACTCGACCACTATGGCGGGTCCATCCACAGGAAAGAGTGAGATAGATTACAAAAAGAAAGCCCCCCGCCGCAGGGCAGGGGGTGCACACCCGGTGGGGCAGGGGATTAGCGGAGTTCGACCTTGGCCCCAGCCGCTTCGAGCTGGGCCTTCATCTTCTCGGCGTCGTCCTTGCTGACGCCTTCCTTCAGCGCGCCGCCCTTCTCGCTGAGGTCCTTGGCTTCCTTCAGACCCAGGCCGGTGATGGCGCGAATTTCCTTAATGACGTTGATCTTGCTCGCGCCCGCGTCCACCAGCACGACGTCGAACTCGGTCTTCTCTTCGGCAGCGGGAGCCGCAGCCGCGCCAGCGCCACCGCCGACGGCCACAGCGGCGGTCACGCCCCACTGTTCCTTGAGGCCGTCGATGAGGTCGGCGAGTTCCATGATGGTGAGGGTGCTGAGCTGGTCGATCAGAGCCTGCTTGTCGTAAGCCATGGTGTGGTCCTCCGGTAATTGGATTGGGTTGAGAGAGGGAAAAGGGGGTTAGCCCTGGGCTTCGGCCGCGTCGCCGCCGCCGAGCTTGGCCTGGTACGCTTCGAGGATCCCGACGAAGTTGCTGAGGTGCGCGCTGAGCACGCCCACGAACTCGCCCTGAAGGCTCTGCTTGCTGCCGAGGCTCGCCAGACGTTCGATCATGCGCACGTCCACGCGGTTGCCCTCGACGAGGCCGCCCTTCACGGCGGGGATGCCACGGTCGTTGCCCTTGGCCGCGTCGCTGAGCGCCTTGGCGACGCCAGCGGGGTCCTCATGGGCCAGCACCAGGGCGCTGGGGCCTTTCAGGGCGTCGCCGAAGTCACGGCCGCCTTCCTGAAGGGCGAGGTTGATCAGGGTGTTCTTGGCAACGATCAGTTGCCCACCCTTCTCGCGGATGTCCTTGCGCAGACGGCTGAGCTGTCCGGCGGTCAGGCCCTGGTAATCGACGACGTAGAACGTCTCGATGCCCGTCAGGCTGCCTCTCAGGCTGCTCAGGTTCTGCTGATTCCGTTCGTTCGCCACGTTGGGAACCTCCTTTGTGGTGAACAAGTCCAGGTGCGCTGTCTTTCGCGCCCTGACAACTCGGCGGGATGTTTAAACCTGGCAAGGGTCCCCGCTGTCTACGATGCCGAAATTGGGAGGTGCAAAAAAGCGCACCGGGGTGCTGAAGTCAGCGGGGG encodes the following:
- a CDS encoding cold-shock protein; this encodes MAVGKVKWFNAEKGFGFIETEGSDDVFAHFSAIQAQGFKKLNEGDEVEFEIEPGQRGKGPQAKNIVVTKAAPAPAYGDRPQRRDNNRW
- the rplL gene encoding 50S ribosomal protein L7/L12, whose translation is MAYDKQALIDQLSTLTIMELADLIDGLKEQWGVTAAVAVGGGAGAAAAPAAEEKTEFDVVLVDAGASKINVIKEIRAITGLGLKEAKDLSEKGGALKEGVSKDDAEKMKAQLEAAGAKVELR
- the rplJ gene encoding 50S ribosomal protein L10, whose amino-acid sequence is MANERNQQNLSSLRGSLTGIETFYVVDYQGLTAGQLSRLRKDIREKGGQLIVAKNTLINLALQEGGRDFGDALKGPSALVLAHEDPAGVAKALSDAAKGNDRGIPAVKGGLVEGNRVDVRMIERLASLGSKQSLQGEFVGVLSAHLSNFVGILEAYQAKLGGGDAAEAQG